The following proteins come from a genomic window of Erpetoichthys calabaricus chromosome 18, fErpCal1.3, whole genome shotgun sequence:
- the git2a gene encoding ARF GTPase-activating protein GIT2a isoform X7 — MSKRLKSSDVCADCSVPDPHWASVNRGVLLCDDCCSVHRSLGRHSSQVRHLTHTAWPSAQLQMVQTLYSNGANSIWEHSLLDPASLMSGKRKANTQDKLHPGKAEFIRAKYQMLAYVHRMPCREDDSITAKDLSKQLHSSVRTGNLETCLRLLSMGAQANFFHPEKGNTPLHVAAKAGQIFQAELLAVYGADPGALDASGKTPIECARQSGHHDLADRLVEIQYELTDRLAFYLCGRKPDHKKEQHFIIPHMADSSLDLSELARAAKKKLQSLSNHLFEELAMDVYDEVDRRETDAVWLATQNHSTLVTETTLVPFLPVNPEYSSTRNQGRQKLARFNAHEFATLVIDILSDAKRRQQGNTVSSPKENIELVLKNIGSRHGSESQDNDQPDYDSVASDEDTDHEPTGVKASRAKSMDSDFSDGPVSVQEFMEVKNALTASEAKIQQLMKVNSNLSDELRLMQKKEIEFPL, encoded by the exons ATCCGCACTGGGCCTCTGTTAACCGAGGCGTTCTTCTCTGTGATGATTGCTGTAGTGTACACCGCAGTCTGGGACGACACAGTTCACAAGTTAGACATTTAACACACACAGCATGGCCTTCAGCACAGCTGCAG ATGGTGCAAACATTGTATAGCAATGGTGCCAATTCAATATGGGAACACTCCCTCTTGGATCCTGCATCATTAATGAGTGGCAAGCGCAAAGCTAACACCCAGGACAAGCTGCA CCCAGGGAAAGCCGAGTTTATCCGAGCCAAGTACCAGATGCTGGCATATGTACATCGTATGCCGTGCCGAGAAGATGACAGTATTACTGCCAAGGACCTTAGCAAG CAACTTCATTCAAGTGTGAGGACTGGAAATTTGGAAACCTGTTTACGGTTGCTTTCAATGGGAGCCCAGGCCAACTTCTTTCATCCA GAGAAAGGAAACACACCTCTTCATGTTGCCGCAAAAGCTGGACAAATCTTTCAAGCAGAGCTGCTAGCTGTGTATGGTGCTGATCCAGGAGCATTAGATGCTAGTGGCAAAACCCCAATTGAATGTGCAag GCAGTCTGGCCATCATGACTTGGCAGACCGTTTGGTTGAAATACAGTATGAGCTCACAGACAGGCTAGCTTTCTATCTCTGTGGAAGAAAACCTG ATCATAAAAAAGAACAGCACTTTATAATTCCCCACATGGCAGACAG TAGCCTTGATTTGTCTGAGCTGGCCAGAGCTGCAAAGAAGAAGCTTCAGTCC CTCAGTAACCATTTGTTTGAAGAACTTGCCATGGATGTGTATGATGAAGTAGACAGAAGGGAAACTGATGCAG tttggCTAGCAACACAGAACCATAGTACACTTGTCACTGAAACAACACTTGTTCCATTCCTTCCAGTGAATCCAGAATACTCCTCCACAAGGAACCAG gggAGACAGAAACTTGCAAGATTTAATGCTCATGAGTTTGCTACACTTGTAATTGACATTTTAAGTGATGCCAAACGTCGACAACAGGGAAACACTGTTTCAAGTCCAAAAG AAAACATAGAGCTGGTTTTGAAGAATATTGGTAGCCGGCATGGAAGTGAAAGCCAAGACAACGACCAACCTGACTATGACAGTGTGGCTTCCGATGAGGACACAGATCACGAGCCAACAGGAGTGAAAGCAAGTCGGGCAAAG AGCATGGATTCAGACTTTTCAGATGGTCCAGTTTCTGTGCAGGAATTCATGGAGGTTAAAAATGCATTGACAGCATCAGAAGCAAAGATTCAGCAGCTTATGAAAGTGAACAGTAACCTGAGTGATGAGCTCAGGCTCATGCAAAAAAAG gagatCGAGTTCCCTTTGTGA